Proteins encoded together in one Vitis vinifera cultivar Pinot Noir 40024 chromosome 4, ASM3070453v1 window:
- the LOC100241967 gene encoding glutaredoxin-C3 codes for MKARHHSVVLVILLGVLVANAPGQTLASNSVPAFVQNTIYANKIAIFSKSYCPYCLRAKRIFSELHEEPFVVELDHRDDGTQIQNVLLDLVGRSTVPQIFVNGKHIGGSDDLRNAVLSGQLQKQLGTS; via the exons ATGAAGGCCCGGCATCACAGTGTGGTTCTTGTGATACTGCTGGGTGTTTTGGTGGCAAATGCTCCGGGTCAAACCCTAGCTTCCAATTCAGTTCCAGCCTTCGTGCAAAACACAATCTACGCCAACAAGATTGCCATTTTCTCCAAATCCTATTGCCC GTATTGCTTGCGGGCAAAGCGCATCTTTAGCGAACTGCATGAGGAACCTTTTGTTGTGGAGCTTGATCATAGAG ATGATGGGACTCAAATTCAGAATGTCCTTCTAGATTTGGTGGGTCGAAGCACTGTTCCACAAATATTTGTGAATGGCAAGCATATTGGTGGCTCTGATG ACCTCAGAAATGCAGTCCTGAGCGGTCAGCTGCAGAAACAACTCGGTACAAGTTGA
- the LOC100260912 gene encoding uncharacterized protein LOC100260912, producing METPLPHHPQLLRRRPGVHISTLPNPQFQNIRNDVVLSMRDLPLSLISARRFFAHRFRDPKASCIRIPDLMADELSKNQPLESMENSNKKGEQQPEKSPPPPLPEKPLPGDCCGSGCVRCVWDVYYEELEAYDEYYRNESKPKS from the coding sequence ATGGAAACGCCCCTCCCTCATCATCCTCAACTTCTTCGTCGCCGCCCTGGAGTCCACATTTCCACGCTACCAAATCCACAATTCCAGAATATCCGAAACGATGTCGTATTGTCCATGAGAGATCTGCCCCTCTCGCTAATCTCTGCCCGGAGATTCTTCGCTCATCGTTTTCGAGATCCGAAAGCCTCGTGTATCAGAATCCCAGACCTAATGGCGGACGAGTTATCCAAGAACCAACCACTGGAATCCATGGAGAATAGCAACAAGAAAGGGGAGCAACAACCGGAGAAATCGCCGCCGCCGCCTCTGCCGGAGAAGCCGTTGCCGGGTGATTGTTGCGGCAGCGGATGCGTCCGGTGCGTGTGGGACGTGTATTACGAGGAGCTAGAAGCTTACGACGAATATTACAGGAATGAATCCAAGCCCAAATCTTAA
- the LOC100255843 gene encoding probable methyltransferase PMT27, protein MAVGKARSKRSTSGSYTSTVTTVVFVALCVLGLWMLTSNSIISPQTTARTSTTSSFSASGERHLSKPSDRRDPPVYEDTEGDLPDDAIKSDETKPLQATNDEDDKSQEDKLKSEETPNVEAGEENNEKQEPEQETSGDNKNEEENATVVEENPPEIQRKESAEEEEKQKEYETQASEESALTQNQLAQGIAEKNSEAEETQQTKDEESNVNQGVDENKSEEKNGLEAEVEKREAESQENSQESQNQITEEDQQQRLQQQQQQEHQQKQEQENSDTRSDETLQESSQPEIQEVTSHETQQNEEPQQSQLASQDQESSQTTDEKKAQIENKKTQSESNQQQRNSNEEAKQETTTQDKAPSSSSTISFQSGESSGIPIESKESKKSWSTQADQSENQKERRKDGPDGTIYGYTWQLCNETAGPDYIPCLDNEKAIMTLHGRKHYEHRERHCPEEPPACLVPLPEMYKSPVEWPQSRDKIWYHNVPHTLLAEVKGHQNWVKVTGEFLTFPGGGTQFIHGAMHYIDFIEKAVPDIAWGKRTRVILDVGCGVASFGGYLFERDVLTMSFAPKDEHEAQVQFALERGIPAISAVMGSQRLPFPSRVFDVVHCARCRVPWHVEGGTLLLELNRVLRPGGYFVWSATPVYQKLKEDVEIWKEMSALTMSMCWELVSINRDKLNSVGAAIYRKPTSNVCYDQRKHKRPPMCKTDDDPNAAWYVPLQACMHRAPVDGAERGTRWPEEWPRRLQVSPYWLNKAQMGIYGRPAPDDFASDYEHWKRVVNKSYLNGLGISWSNVRNVMDMRAVYGGFAAALKDLKVWVLNVVNIDSPDTLPIIYERGLFGIYHDWCESFSTYPRTYDLLHADHLFSKLKKRCKIAPLMAEIDRIVRPGGKLIVRDESSAIGEVENLLKSLHWEVHLAFSKDQEGILSAQKSYWRPDIHVASS, encoded by the exons ATGGCTGTAGGCAAGGCACGTAGTAAGCGTTCGACCTCTGGCTCTTATACGTCAACGGTCACAACAGTAGTTTTTGTAGCCTTGTGTGTCTTGGGTCTATGGATGTTAACCTCCAATTCCATTATTTCTCCTCAAACCACCGCCCGCACCTCCACCACTTCCTCTTTTTCTGCCTCCGGTGAACGCCACCTTTCTAAGCCTAGTGACAGAAGAGATCCTCCTGTATACGAAGACACTGAAGGGGATCTTCCCGATGATGCCATCAAGTCCGATGAGACCAAGCCCTTGCAGGCTACCAACGATGAGGATGACAAGTCTCAGGAAGATAAACTGAAATCCGAGGAAACCCCCAATGTGGAAGCTGGGgaagaaaacaatgaaaaacaaGAACCTGAGCAGGAAACTAGTGGAGATAACAAGAATGAGGAGGAGAATGCGACTGTTGTTGAAGAGAACCCACCTGAGATACAGAGAAAAGAATCTGctgaagaggaagagaagcagAAAGAATATGAGACTCAGGCGTCTGAGGAAAGTGCCCTGACTCAGAACCAACTGGCCCAAGGAATCGCTGAGAAAAATTCTGAAGCTGAGGAAACACAGCAAACGAAAGATGAAGAAAGCAATGTAAATCAGGGGGTTGACGAGAataaatctgaagaaaaaaatgggcTCGAGGCAGAAGTTGAAAAGCGTGAAGCTGAGAGTCAGGAAAACTCGCAAGAATCTCAAAACCAGATTACAGAGGAAGATCAACAACAACGATTacagcagcagcaacaacaaGAGCATCAGCAGAAACAAGAACAGGAAAATTCAGACACCAGGAGTGATGAAACGCTGCAGGAATCATCACAGCCAGAGATTCAAGAGGTAACAAGTCATGAAACCCAACAAAATGAGGAACCCCAACAATCTCAACTCGCATCACAGGACCAAGAATCTTCACAAACAACAGACGAGAAGAAAGcgcaaattgaaaataaaaaaacccaatCAGAATCTAACCAGCAACAGAGAAATTCCAACGAAGAAGCCAAACAGGAGACAACAACTCAAGATAAGGCTCCTTCCTCCAGCTCGACCATTTCTTTCCAGAGCGGGGAAAGCTCTGGGATCCCTATAGAGTCTAAAGAATCAAAGAAGTCCTGGTCAACTCAGGCGGATCAATCCGAGAATCAAAAGGAGAGAAGGAAGGATGGGCCAGATGGGACTATCTATGGCTACACTTGGCAGCTCTGCAATGAAACAGCAGGCCCAGACTATATTCCCTGTTTGGACAACGAGAAAGCAATAATGACATTACATGGTAGGAAACACTACGAGCATCGTGAGAGGCATTGCCCAGAGGAGCCACCCGCATGCCTGGTGCCACTGCCGGAGATGTACAAGTCGCCAGTTGAGTGGCCCCAAAGCAGAGATAAG ATATGGTATCACAATGTTCCTCACACCCTTCTGGCAGAGGTGAAGGGGCACCAGAACTGGGTGAAGGTGACTGGGGAGTTCCTCACTTTCCCTGGCGGTGGAACACAATTCATTCACGGAGCCATGCACTAcattgattttattgaaaaa GCGGTACCTGATATTGCATGGGGGAAGCGCACTCGGGTAATATTGGACGTTGGCTGCGGGGTTGCCAGCTTTGGCGGCTATCTTTTCGAAAGAGACGTGCTTACAATGTCTTTTGCACCCAAGGACGAACATGAAGCTCAAGTTCAATTCGCCCTCGAAAGGGGAATACCTGCTATCTCTGCCGTGATGGGATCTCAGCGCCTGCCATTTCCAAGCAGGGTCTTTGATGTTGTGCACTGTGCGCGTTGTAGAGTCCCATGGCATGTAGAAG GTGGTACTCTTCTCTTGGAACTGAACCGGGTTCTGCGTCCTGGAGGTTATTTTGTATGGTCAGCCACCCCTGTATACCAAAAGCTTAAAGAAGATGTTGAGATATGGAAAG agaTGTCAGCACTCACAATGTCCATGTGTTGGGAGCTTGTGAGCATCAACAGGGATAAATTGAATTCTGTAGGTGCTGCCATCTATCGCAAACCTACCTCCAATGTTTGTTATGACCAAAGAAAGCACAAGCGTCCTCCAATGTGTAAAACCGATGATGATCCGAATGCAGCCTG GTATGTGCCTCTGCAGGCATGCATGCATCGGGCACCAGTTGATGGAGCAGAGAGAGGAACACGGTGGCCTGAGGAATGGCCGCGTAGACTGCAGGTAAGTCCATACTGGTTAAACAAAGCGCAGATGGGAATATATGGAAGGCCAGCTCCTGATGATTTCGCATCGGACTATGAACACTGGAAGCGAGTGGTGAACAAGTCTTATCTTAATGGACTGGGCATCAGCTGGTCCAACGTCAGAAACGTCATGGACATGAGAGCTGTTTATGGAGG GTTTGCAGCGGCACTGAAGGACCTCAAGGTGTGGGTCTTAAATGTGGTGAACATAGATTCTCCAGATACACTTCCCATAATCTACGAGCGGGGTCTCTTTGGAATATATCATGACTGGTGCGAATCCTTCAGCACATATCCTCGAACCTATGATCTGCTGCATGCTGATCATCTTTTCTCAAAGCTGAAAAAGAG GTGCAAAATTGCTCCGTTGATGGCAGAGATCGATAGAATAGTGAGACCTGGAGGTAAATTGATTGTGAGAGATGAGTCCAGCGCAATTGGGGAAGTGGAGAACCTGTTGAAATCTCTGCATTGGGAGGTCCATCTAGCCTTCTCCAAAGACCAAGAAGGAATACTCAGCGCACAGAAATCCTATTGGCGGCCAGACATACATGTGGCTTCTTCCTGA
- the LOC100247106 gene encoding aldehyde dehydrogenase family 3 member F1 translates to MKMTGSGVNGMIGMEGGRVEESIGELRRTFRSGETRSAAWRKAQLKALLQLLRDNENKIFEALKQDLGKHPVESYRDELGVVEKSVKYSLSHVDEWMAPKKSSLPLIFFPGKGQVLPEPLGLVLIFSSWNFPISLALDPVIGAISAGNSVVLKPSEQAPACSSFLANTIPLYLDSKAIKVIEGGAAISQQLLQQKWDKIFFTGSPSVARIVMSAAVKHLTPVTIELGGKCPTIFDNLSSPSDTEVAVKRVVGGKWGPCNGQACIGVDYVLVEEKFASHLIEMLKKTIKKFYGENPKELKDISKIVNKHHFQRLHNLLKEPLVAASIVHGGLIDEEKLFIEPTILLDPPLDAEIMTEEIFGPLLPIITLKNIEESIEFINSRPKPLALYAFTNDEAFKRRILSETSSGSVTFNDIIIQFVCDTLPFGGVGQSGFGRYHGKYSFDTFSHEKAVLRRSFFLELEPRFPPWNDFKLKFIRLVYSFDYLGLILLLLGLKR, encoded by the exons atgaaGATGACGGGAAGCGGTGTGAATGGAATGATCGGCATGGAAGGGGGTAGGGTGGAGGAGAGCATAGGGGAGCTGAGACGAACCTTCAGAAGCGGAGAAACCCGAAGCGCTGCTTGGAGAAAAGCCCAGCTTAAAGCACTTCTCCAGCTGCTCCGCGACAATGAAAATAAGATCTTCGAAGCGCTTAAACAAGATCTTGGAAAGCATCCTGTGGAATCTTACAGAGAtgag CTTGGGGTTGTGGAAAAATCTGTCAAGTATTCTTTGAGCCATGTGGATGAATGGATGGCCCCCAAAAAG AGCTCATTGCCCTTGATTTTCTTCCCAGGAAAAGGACAAGTGCTGCCCGAACCACTTGGCCTGGTTCTCATATTCTCGTCTTGGAACTTCCCCATCT CACTGGCATTGGACCCTGTGATAGGAGCAATATCTGCAGGGAACTCAGTGGTTTTAAAACCTTCTGAGCAAGCCCCAGCATGCTCTTCCTTCCTAGCAAATACCATCCCTCTTTACCTGGACAGCAAAGCCATTAAAGTCATTGAAGGCGGAGCAGCAATCAGCCAACAATTACTGCAGCAAAAATGGGACAAGATTTTCTTTACTG GGAGTCCATCAGTGGCACGCATTGTCATGTCAGCTGCTGTGAAGCATTTAACGCCTGTTACTATAGAGCTGGGTGGGAAATGCCCTACCATCTTTGATAACCTTTCCAGCCCTTCAGATACAGAG GTCGCTGTTAAGAGGGTAGTTGGAGGAAAATGGGGGCCGTGCAATGGGCAAGCCTGCATAGGGGTCGATTATGTGCTTGTGGAAGAAAAGTTTGCCTCTCATCTG ATTGAAATGCTGAAGAAGACCATCAAGAAATTCTATGGTGAAAACCCCAAAGAATTGAAGGACATCTCCAAAATTGTCAATAAGCACCATTTTCAGAGATTGCACAATCTTCTTAAAGAACCTCTTGTGGCGGCTTCCATAGTTCATGGTGGCTTAATAGATGAAGAGAAATT ATTCATCGAGCCTACAATCTTGTTAGATCCTCCGCTTGATGCCGAGATCATGACAGAAGAAATCTTTGGCCCACTGCTTCCAATAATCACA CTGAAAAACATAGAAGAAAGCATTGAATTCATAAACTCAAGGCCCAAACCCCTAGCCCTCTATGCCTTCACCAATGATGAAGCATTCAAGAGACGGATTCTATCAGAAACATCTTCAGGAAGTGTGACTTTTAATGATATCATTATTCAG TTTGTTTGCGACACATTGCCCTTTGGAGGTGTGGGACAGAGCGGGTTTGGGAGGTATCATGGGAAATACTCATTTGACACGTTCAGCCATGAAAAGGCAGTTCTGCGGAGAAGTTTTTTCCTTGAACTTGAGCCCAGGTTTCCTCCATGGAATGATTTCAAGCTAAAATTCATCAGATTGGTTTACAGCTTTGACTACCTTGGACTAATACTACTCTTGCTGGGGCTAAAGAGATAG